A region of Betta splendens chromosome 13, fBetSpl5.4, whole genome shotgun sequence DNA encodes the following proteins:
- the LOC114867822 gene encoding mth938 domain-containing protein, which translates to MSSPEIASLSWGHMKVQGCSSSYKDCKVWPGGSRAWDWRETGTDHHPGVQPADLEEVLKKGVELLVIGRGMSEALQVPSTTVDYVKQKGVEIRVLQTEKAVAEYNKLVGEGAKVGGVFHSTC; encoded by the exons ATGTCCTCCCCTGAGATCGCCTCCCTGTCCTGGGGCCACATGAAGGTCCAGGGATGCTCCTCCAGCTACAAGGACTGTAAGGTTTGGCCTGGAGGCAGTCGGGCCTGGGACTGGAGAGAGACTGGGACTGAT CATCACCCAGGAGTCCAACCCGCCgacctggaggaggtgctgaagaagggggtggagctgctggtgattGGCAGAGGCATGAGTGAGGCTCTGCAG GTTCCCTCCACCACTGTGGACTATGTGAAGCAGAAGGGTGTGGAAATCCGAGTCTTGCAGACTGAGAAAGCTGTTGCTGAGTACAACAAACTGGTTGGTGAAGGTGCCAAGGTGGGTGGAGTCTTCCACTCCACCTGCTGA